A single Paraburkholderia sp. FT54 DNA region contains:
- a CDS encoding disulfide bond formation protein B encodes MNNDTAMLRRERSLLVLLGLICVALVGGALYLQYFLHEDPCPLCIIQRYFFLLIAIFAFLGARFNSWRGVRLLEVLAALSALAGIVTAARHVYVQANPGFSCGFDALQPLVDSLPPAHWLPGVFKVAGLCETAYPPILGLTLPQWSLVAFVIAFIPLALSLLRNRRRIA; translated from the coding sequence ATGAATAACGACACTGCAATGCTGCGCCGCGAGCGCTCCCTGCTGGTTCTGCTTGGCCTGATCTGCGTTGCCCTCGTGGGCGGCGCGCTGTATCTGCAGTATTTTCTGCACGAAGACCCGTGCCCGTTGTGCATCATCCAGCGGTATTTCTTCCTGCTGATTGCAATCTTCGCGTTCCTCGGCGCGCGGTTTAACAGCTGGCGCGGCGTGCGTCTGCTGGAAGTGCTCGCGGCCTTGTCGGCGCTGGCCGGCATCGTGACGGCGGCGCGCCACGTGTATGTTCAGGCGAATCCGGGCTTTAGCTGCGGCTTCGACGCGCTGCAGCCGCTGGTCGACAGCTTGCCGCCCGCGCATTGGCTGCCGGGCGTGTTCAAGGTCGCCGGGCTGTGCGAAACGGCCTATCCGCCGATTCTGGGTCTGACGCTGCCGCAATGGTCGCTGGTGGCATTCGTGATCGCTTTCATCCCGTTGGCGCTGAGCCTGCTGCGCAACCGTCGGCGGATCGCCTAA